One window of the Halobacillus litoralis genome contains the following:
- a CDS encoding DUF3231 family protein, which translates to MSQKILTANEIGVLWTQYMENSMTLPLLDYFEKTLEDDEIHPLLEVAKQTANNGVSQCTQIFKDEHLPVPDGYGKEDLNPNAPKLFTDAFILNFLEHLGKVGLTSASLSLGTSASEEVRDFFTNRIERQSTLYNQCVELGMNKGLYVRAPQVEIQDQIEYVKGKSYLHPFNKRSLNAIEISHLFENYKTNSIGEVICQGFAQTGKNKTIKKYMREGKNLSIKHRKLFSSVLDESGIQTPMTSSNFLTMATDPVFSDRLMIYLIGVLSSAGHGNYATASSASLRYDLIFTYQRLSVDIAMYAKDGMDIMIKNGWFEEPPQAPDRQQLIQ; encoded by the coding sequence ATGTCTCAAAAAATACTGACAGCCAATGAAATCGGAGTGTTGTGGACCCAATACATGGAAAATAGTATGACACTTCCCCTACTTGATTATTTTGAGAAGACTTTAGAAGATGATGAGATTCATCCCCTTCTCGAAGTAGCGAAGCAAACTGCAAACAATGGAGTCAGTCAATGTACGCAGATCTTTAAAGACGAACACTTACCTGTTCCTGACGGATACGGAAAAGAAGATTTGAATCCAAACGCCCCTAAGTTATTTACGGATGCCTTTATCCTCAATTTCCTTGAACACCTTGGGAAAGTAGGGCTAACTTCCGCCAGTTTATCTTTAGGAACCTCAGCCAGTGAAGAGGTAAGGGATTTTTTCACTAACCGAATAGAAAGACAGAGCACCCTTTATAACCAATGTGTCGAGCTAGGAATGAATAAAGGCTTATATGTAAGGGCTCCCCAAGTGGAAATCCAGGACCAAATCGAGTATGTCAAAGGAAAAAGCTATTTACATCCATTCAATAAACGTTCGTTGAATGCCATTGAAATCTCCCACTTATTTGAAAACTATAAAACGAATTCAATCGGTGAAGTGATCTGTCAGGGGTTTGCTCAAACAGGCAAGAATAAAACCATTAAAAAATATATGAGAGAAGGAAAGAATCTCTCTATTAAACACCGCAAACTTTTCTCAAGTGTACTGGACGAGTCCGGTATTCAGACTCCGATGACTTCTTCTAATTTCCTAACGATGGCTACAGACCCAGTGTTTTCAGACAGATTGATGATTTACTTGATCGGCGTATTAAGCTCCGCTGGGCATGGCAATTATGCAACAGCATCATCAGCAAGTTTACGGTATGACCTCATCTTCACTTATCAAAGATTATCTGTTGATATTGCTATGTATGCTAAAGATGGAATGGATATCATGATCAAAAATGGCTGGTTTGAAGAACCGCCTCAAGCACCAGACAGGCAGCAACTCATCCAATAA
- a CDS encoding spore germination protein, which produces MWKWKQKPKQQKKRSEGNSANQESLESFLKTLGGSDDFVRYQLSGDTSCTISYIKTMNEPKFINQQVLPLLKNTHLHSLEEMQRKIPIEKVEVTDQLDIIREKVMIGSVMIQLKELDEKVLLIPATSIEARDVGIPEVEFSVVGPKEAFVESLDTNLNLIRKRLPLPQLTISELNIGKVTKTRVSVVYIDGIVDPVNVETVKQRLNDIEYDQMIDSSFITQMIADNSNSPFPQLLDTERPDRVVGTLVEGKVAILVDGSPHALTCPTTVVEFFGAADDYFLPWHLASAFRLIRLFAVIFSVLSTPLYVAILTYHHEMIPGELMATIVSSRSDIPFPPILEVIVLELTIELLREAGARLPTKIGQTIGIVGGIVIGTAAVDAGLTSNVLLIIVALSALASFTTPVYQIGNTIRLIRFPFIIGAQLWGLIGISMCMVFFIGHLIKLQSIGRPFFEPIYPLRILDLKDAFIRLPFSKQTERPILMRTQDSGRMDGKRAKAKRDIDE; this is translated from the coding sequence ATGTGGAAATGGAAACAGAAGCCTAAACAACAGAAGAAGCGGTCAGAGGGGAATTCAGCTAATCAAGAATCCTTGGAGTCTTTCCTTAAGACTCTGGGTGGATCTGATGATTTTGTGCGTTATCAATTATCAGGAGATACTTCTTGCACGATTTCTTATATTAAAACGATGAATGAACCAAAATTCATCAACCAGCAGGTACTGCCTCTCCTTAAAAATACTCATTTACATTCTTTAGAAGAAATGCAACGGAAAATACCGATAGAAAAAGTAGAAGTAACCGATCAATTGGATATTATAAGAGAGAAAGTAATGATCGGCTCTGTAATGATTCAACTAAAGGAATTAGATGAAAAAGTGTTACTGATTCCTGCTACTTCTATAGAAGCAAGGGATGTAGGAATTCCTGAAGTGGAATTCAGTGTTGTCGGTCCTAAAGAGGCTTTTGTTGAATCATTGGATACGAATTTGAATTTAATTCGAAAGCGTCTCCCTCTTCCACAATTGACCATCAGTGAATTGAATATTGGAAAAGTGACAAAAACCCGTGTTTCTGTTGTCTATATTGATGGAATTGTTGATCCTGTCAATGTGGAAACGGTAAAGCAGCGTTTGAATGATATCGAGTATGACCAAATGATTGACAGTTCATTTATTACACAGATGATCGCAGATAATTCCAATTCTCCTTTCCCGCAATTATTAGATACAGAAAGACCAGACCGGGTAGTCGGAACACTTGTGGAAGGCAAGGTCGCCATTCTGGTGGATGGGTCTCCACATGCTTTAACATGCCCGACTACGGTTGTGGAATTTTTCGGGGCAGCGGATGACTATTTCTTACCATGGCATTTAGCCTCTGCTTTTCGCTTGATCCGATTATTTGCCGTCATTTTCTCCGTATTGAGTACACCTTTGTATGTAGCGATATTGACATACCATCATGAAATGATTCCGGGCGAGTTGATGGCGACAATTGTTTCCTCTAGGTCGGACATCCCTTTCCCTCCGATCCTTGAGGTCATCGTTCTTGAGCTTACCATTGAACTGCTGAGAGAGGCGGGAGCACGGCTGCCGACGAAAATCGGTCAAACAATCGGTATCGTAGGTGGTATCGTTATCGGGACAGCTGCCGTTGATGCTGGTCTTACGAGTAACGTCCTATTGATTATTGTGGCTTTAAGTGCCCTGGCATCCTTTACGACGCCTGTCTATCAAATCGGTAATACCATTCGTCTGATCCGTTTTCCTTTTATCATTGGAGCCCAATTGTGGGGCTTGATCGGAATTTCCATGTGTATGGTCTTTTTCATTGGACATCTGATTAAATTGCAATCGATCGGCAGACCCTTCTTTGAACCGATCTATCCACTAAGGATTCTCGATTTGAAAGATGCATTCATCCGTTTACCATTCAGTAAACAGACGGAACGCCCTATCCTGATGCGTACACAGGACTCGGGAAGGATGGATGGCAAACGTGCCAAGGCAAAGAGGGATATCGATGAGTAA
- a CDS encoding GerAB/ArcD/ProY family transporter translates to MSKPKVESGLNIPENYLVTPAYVFFLIHAMQIGVGILGFEQFLVEKAGYDAWIALLVAGGILHVILWMIYRLLQNGGGDIVEIHRKVFGKYLGGLLSMIFCAYFLLLTFTVIVTFIEVIRVWMFPSLHVWVFAFILILLVYYLVTGGFRVITGVCLISVAIGLPLLLLKFFPVQAGHTMTIYPGISHSFTDIMGATKASVLSFLGLEFLLIYYPFIKNAEKSKKWAHMGVFYTTMIYLISMIVTSVYFSEAQLRQVTWGTISAWKIVEFPFIERFEYVGIAMWLYVILPNVCLGLWGATRIPKRVFKIKQKYVLLAFCFVLFLGSGLTGGRAFINTLNNFSSQVGMYILLYVPVLLVLKTISDKVRKRNEQ, encoded by the coding sequence ATGAGTAAACCAAAAGTCGAAAGCGGATTGAATATACCAGAAAACTATTTGGTCACGCCTGCCTATGTATTTTTTCTAATACACGCGATGCAAATTGGTGTCGGAATTCTTGGATTTGAGCAATTTCTTGTCGAGAAAGCAGGATATGACGCGTGGATTGCCTTGCTGGTGGCCGGCGGGATTCTTCACGTAATCCTTTGGATGATCTATCGCCTCTTACAAAATGGAGGGGGCGATATTGTCGAAATTCATAGGAAGGTGTTCGGCAAATACTTGGGAGGATTGTTAAGCATGATTTTTTGCGCTTACTTCCTTCTGTTGACGTTTACAGTCATCGTCACGTTCATAGAAGTCATCCGAGTATGGATGTTCCCAAGTCTCCATGTGTGGGTTTTTGCCTTCATCTTAATTTTACTTGTGTATTACTTAGTGACTGGAGGATTCCGTGTTATTACAGGCGTTTGTTTAATTAGCGTCGCCATCGGTCTTCCACTTCTTTTATTGAAATTCTTCCCGGTGCAGGCAGGGCATACAATGACGATTTATCCAGGAATCAGTCACAGCTTTACAGACATCATGGGAGCGACAAAAGCAAGCGTGCTCAGCTTCCTCGGTCTGGAATTTCTATTGATTTATTATCCATTCATTAAAAATGCTGAAAAATCGAAGAAATGGGCGCACATGGGAGTCTTTTATACAACAATGATTTATTTGATCAGTATGATCGTTACCTCTGTTTATTTCAGTGAGGCACAATTGCGACAGGTCACATGGGGGACGATTTCAGCCTGGAAAATTGTCGAATTCCCATTTATTGAACGTTTTGAATATGTAGGGATTGCCATGTGGTTATACGTGATCTTACCGAACGTCTGTCTCGGGCTGTGGGGGGCTACACGTATTCCAAAACGTGTTTTCAAAATAAAACAGAAGTATGTTTTGCTGGCTTTTTGTTTTGTTCTTTTTTTAGGCTCAGGACTAACTGGGGGCAGAGCGTTCATTAACACACTTAACAATTTTTCTAGTCAAGTGGGAATGTATATATTATTATACGTCCCTGTCCTTCTGGTCTTAAAGACTATCTCAGATAAAGTGAGGAAAAGAAATGAACAATAA
- a CDS encoding Ger(x)C family spore germination protein has translation MNNKTRLLLSIVLCYLLVGCMPNQSVEENAIIEIAGYDRGEEEKIEGTVSIPQYGRDEKKTSASELYLSVRADSVKDVEKEIQKQSSKPITIGKLAVTLYSEELAEEDISDIIDVLSRDPRLSRNMYIGIAEGEAKSLIEGGYTQDETTSKYLQGLIENNMHFNFPKTSLHDYLYAYYAEGMDGYLPILSRKNDYVELSGIGFLNNGKLVRKIPDSDVFVFKMMKENFKKGMQDLDFKEGTILMDNIGSHVEYRLKGTTDQPEFEIDVKMKAVVNEMVGIHQDINEGLAKEMEETFKDYYQKKANEMIQMFKEEKIDPLGLGHFAKSRRESFDLKKWEDAYPELPVDVKISVDITEYGIFS, from the coding sequence ATGAACAATAAGACCCGTTTGCTGCTAAGCATAGTTCTGTGCTATCTGCTGGTAGGGTGTATGCCCAATCAAAGTGTCGAGGAAAATGCCATTATTGAAATTGCCGGCTACGACCGCGGTGAAGAGGAAAAAATCGAAGGAACCGTCTCCATTCCACAATATGGACGTGATGAAAAGAAAACCTCTGCTTCAGAGCTTTATTTGAGTGTGAGGGCAGATTCAGTCAAAGATGTAGAAAAGGAAATACAAAAGCAATCTTCAAAACCAATCACTATTGGAAAATTAGCCGTGACTTTATATAGTGAAGAGCTTGCGGAAGAAGATATTTCTGATATCATCGATGTTCTCAGTCGGGATCCGAGGTTGAGCCGTAACATGTATATCGGCATTGCCGAAGGAGAGGCGAAGTCGTTGATTGAGGGAGGATATACCCAGGACGAAACGACATCAAAATATTTACAAGGTTTGATAGAGAATAATATGCATTTCAATTTTCCCAAAACGAGTTTACACGATTACTTGTATGCCTATTATGCTGAAGGAATGGATGGGTACCTTCCTATTTTATCGAGAAAGAATGATTATGTGGAACTTTCAGGAATTGGTTTTCTCAATAATGGAAAATTAGTAAGGAAAATTCCCGATTCTGATGTGTTTGTTTTTAAAATGATGAAGGAGAATTTCAAAAAAGGGATGCAGGATTTGGATTTCAAAGAAGGTACCATCCTAATGGACAACATCGGCTCACACGTAGAATATCGTTTGAAGGGGACAACGGATCAGCCGGAGTTCGAAATTGATGTAAAGATGAAGGCTGTCGTTAATGAGATGGTAGGTATCCACCAGGATATCAATGAGGGTTTAGCGAAAGAAATGGAAGAAACCTTTAAAGACTACTATCAAAAGAAAGCGAATGAGATGATTCAGATGTTCAAAGAAGAAAAAATCGATCCACTCGGCTTAGGGCATTTTGCTAAATCCCGTAGAGAAAGCTTTGACTTGAAGAAATGGGAGGATGCTTATCCTGAGCTGCCTGTAGATGTGAAAATTTCTGTTGATATTACTGAATATGGGATATTTTCTTAA
- the splB gene encoding spore photoproduct lyase — MVKPFIPELVYMEPRALEYPLGQNLKEKFDDMGIEIRQTTSHNQVRNLPGENDFQKYRTAKSTLVVGVRKTLKFDTSKPSAEYAIPLATGCMGHCHYCYLQTTMGSKPYIRTYVNVEEIFDAAEKYMQGRAPEETRFEASCTSDIVGVDHLTHSLKQAIEYFGESENGRLRFVTKFAHVDHLLDAKHNGRTRFRFSMNADYVIKYLEPGTSRLNERIEAAAKVAKAGYPLGFIIAPIYLYEDWKEGYRILFEKLHDRLPDYATKDLTFELIQHRFTKPAKRVIQKNYPMSKLEMDEEKRKYKWGKYGIGKYVYQNDEQEDMKQTLGGYIDQYFPEARLEYFT; from the coding sequence GTGGTAAAACCTTTTATACCTGAACTTGTGTACATGGAACCTAGGGCTCTTGAATACCCCTTAGGCCAAAATTTGAAAGAAAAATTCGACGATATGGGCATCGAAATCCGTCAAACAACTTCACATAATCAGGTTCGTAATCTGCCTGGTGAAAACGACTTCCAAAAATATCGGACGGCTAAATCAACCCTTGTCGTCGGTGTTCGGAAAACACTCAAATTCGATACGTCCAAACCTTCTGCCGAGTATGCTATCCCGCTTGCAACAGGCTGTATGGGGCATTGCCACTATTGTTACTTACAAACAACGATGGGCAGCAAACCATATATCCGCACCTACGTAAATGTAGAAGAAATATTTGATGCAGCAGAAAAATATATGCAGGGACGCGCACCAGAGGAGACAAGGTTCGAAGCTTCCTGCACCTCAGATATTGTAGGAGTCGACCACCTCACTCATTCCTTGAAACAGGCGATCGAGTACTTCGGCGAATCCGAAAATGGCAGGCTTCGCTTTGTGACAAAATTCGCCCACGTCGATCATTTGCTTGATGCCAAACACAACGGTAGGACACGGTTCCGCTTCAGTATGAATGCTGATTATGTGATTAAATATCTAGAGCCCGGGACCTCACGCTTGAATGAACGCATTGAAGCGGCAGCAAAAGTCGCAAAGGCCGGCTATCCATTAGGTTTCATCATTGCACCTATTTACTTATACGAGGACTGGAAGGAAGGGTATCGCATCCTTTTCGAAAAATTACACGATCGACTTCCGGATTATGCTACGAAAGATTTGACCTTCGAGCTTATTCAACACCGTTTCACAAAGCCGGCGAAACGAGTCATCCAGAAAAACTATCCCATGTCAAAACTTGAGATGGATGAAGAAAAACGGAAATACAAGTGGGGGAAATACGGGATTGGTAAGTATGTCTACCAAAATGATGAACAGGAAGACATGAAACAAACCCTCGGCGGATACATCGATCAATACTTTCCCGAGGCAAGATTGGAATACTTCACATAA
- a CDS encoding transcriptional regulator SplA domain-containing protein: MDIQQNFKAGDIVYVIYRNPHTYDVANVQEAAVVNSPESAGELALFLYETYFPLDENIAVYASEGEAERAYHDAFGGGAESEGELW; this comes from the coding sequence ATGGATATTCAACAAAATTTCAAAGCAGGTGACATCGTATATGTCATCTACCGCAATCCACATACGTATGATGTTGCTAATGTCCAGGAAGCAGCAGTCGTCAACAGTCCGGAAAGTGCTGGTGAACTGGCTCTTTTTCTATATGAAACCTATTTTCCTCTCGATGAAAACATCGCTGTCTATGCCTCAGAAGGAGAAGCAGAACGTGCTTACCATGATGCTTTTGGCGGCGGAGCAGAATCGGAGGGTGAGCTGTGGTAA
- a CDS encoding GNAT family N-acetyltransferase — translation MGVTLHTERLDLQPFTKDLAQQVTELAGDEAVAATTFVPHPYTLEVAEEWIAEHANWIDSRTAFTLAMILRETDELVGTMTLRVDQKHSKGELAYWVGKPFWNKGYASEAARKIVEFGLNDLDLHRIWSAAIATNPASTKVMQKAGLSYEGTLKHDLYHRGEYKDIDVYGLVKQE, via the coding sequence ATGGGAGTCACACTACATACTGAACGTCTGGATTTACAGCCTTTTACCAAGGATTTGGCGCAGCAAGTTACTGAGCTGGCGGGTGATGAAGCAGTGGCAGCAACGACATTCGTCCCCCATCCCTACACACTGGAGGTAGCGGAGGAATGGATTGCCGAGCACGCAAATTGGATTGATAGTAGAACCGCTTTTACTCTGGCGATGATTTTAAGAGAGACGGATGAGCTTGTCGGAACGATGACTTTGCGGGTCGATCAGAAGCATTCGAAAGGGGAGCTTGCTTATTGGGTCGGAAAACCTTTCTGGAATAAAGGGTATGCATCCGAAGCGGCTCGAAAAATAGTTGAATTCGGTTTAAACGACCTCGATCTACACAGAATCTGGTCTGCAGCGATAGCTACGAATCCTGCCTCAACAAAAGTGATGCAAAAAGCCGGGCTTAGTTATGAAGGAACATTGAAACATGACCTCTACCACCGGGGGGAATATAAAGATATCGATGTGTATGGATTAGTGAAACAGGAATAG
- the noc gene encoding nucleoid occlusion protein, with translation MLHPFGRLFGLGEKPDSDNDNNEEEGYNPDEVVQVPVERVQPNRYQPRAIFNNEKISELAQTIHTHGMIQPIVLRRLNEDEFELIAGERRWRAVQSLGWETIPAIIRDMNDSQTASVALIENLQREELTVIEEAMAYSKLIELHELTQEALAQRLGKSQSTIANKIRLLKLPDSVQQAIMDKKITERHARALIGLKDPQLQETILTEIIEKQLNVKQTEERIAKLSDPKPKKKKPTLKGVNKDMRIAMNTIRQSLNMVTDTGVDLETNEEDHEDYYQITIKIPKKKS, from the coding sequence GTGTTACATCCTTTTGGTCGTTTATTCGGGCTAGGGGAAAAACCGGATTCGGATAATGACAACAATGAAGAAGAAGGCTACAACCCCGATGAAGTTGTACAAGTTCCAGTAGAACGTGTGCAGCCAAACCGTTACCAGCCTCGAGCGATATTTAACAACGAGAAGATTAGCGAACTCGCCCAGACGATACATACGCATGGGATGATTCAGCCGATCGTTCTCCGTCGGTTAAATGAAGATGAGTTTGAATTGATTGCTGGTGAACGCAGGTGGAGGGCCGTCCAGTCCCTTGGATGGGAAACGATTCCTGCGATCATCCGTGACATGAATGATTCCCAAACAGCCTCAGTCGCTCTCATTGAAAACCTGCAGCGGGAAGAGTTGACGGTAATTGAAGAAGCGATGGCCTATTCGAAGCTGATCGAACTCCATGAGCTTACCCAGGAAGCACTGGCTCAACGCCTCGGAAAGAGTCAGTCGACCATTGCGAATAAGATTCGCCTCTTGAAGCTTCCAGACTCCGTCCAACAGGCGATTATGGATAAAAAGATTACAGAACGCCATGCTCGTGCTTTGATCGGTTTGAAAGATCCACAGCTCCAGGAAACGATCCTGACAGAGATTATTGAAAAACAGCTGAATGTGAAGCAAACGGAAGAACGGATTGCGAAGCTTAGTGATCCTAAACCGAAAAAGAAAAAGCCGACGCTCAAAGGCGTCAACAAGGATATGAGAATTGCTATGAATACGATTCGCCAGTCCTTGAATATGGTGACAGACACAGGTGTTGATTTGGAAACAAACGAAGAAGATCATGAGGACTACTACCAAATCACTATCAAAATACCGAAGAAAAAATCATAG
- a CDS encoding ParA family protein, producing the protein MGKVISIANQKGGVGKTTTAVNLSACLAYLDYKVLLVDIDPQGNATSGVGVDKGEMEQCIYNVLVDGVEARQVRTSTQVSNLDAIPATIQLAGAEIELVPTISREVHLKKSIDQIKHEYDYVIIDCPPSLGLLTLNSLTASDTVLIPVQCEYYALEGLSQLLNTVRLVQKHLNRQLMIEGVLLTMLDARTNLGIQVIEEVKKYFQDKVYRSIIPRNVRLSEAPSHGRPAILYDAKSRGAEVYLELAKEVIVNGERVR; encoded by the coding sequence ATGGGAAAAGTGATTTCAATCGCTAACCAAAAAGGGGGCGTCGGTAAAACGACGACGGCGGTCAATTTGAGTGCTTGTCTCGCTTACTTGGATTATAAAGTTCTTTTAGTGGATATTGATCCCCAGGGAAATGCGACCAGTGGGGTGGGTGTTGATAAAGGTGAGATGGAACAGTGTATTTATAACGTTCTCGTAGATGGTGTGGAGGCCAGACAAGTGAGGACTTCGACCCAAGTGAGTAATTTGGATGCGATTCCTGCCACCATTCAACTCGCTGGTGCTGAGATAGAGCTCGTTCCCACCATTTCCAGAGAAGTACACCTGAAGAAATCCATCGACCAAATCAAGCATGAGTATGATTATGTCATCATCGACTGCCCTCCTTCGTTAGGTTTGCTGACGCTCAATTCCTTGACTGCTTCTGACACCGTGTTAATTCCCGTCCAATGTGAGTATTACGCCCTCGAAGGTCTCAGCCAGCTGCTCAACACGGTCCGCCTCGTACAAAAACATTTGAACAGGCAATTGATGATTGAAGGAGTTCTTCTGACCATGTTGGATGCCCGTACAAATCTTGGGATTCAGGTCATTGAAGAAGTGAAAAAATATTTCCAGGACAAAGTTTATCGCTCGATTATTCCTCGTAATGTACGGTTGAGTGAAGCGCCGAGTCATGGGAGACCGGCGATTCTTTACGATGCGAAGTCCAGAGGAGCGGAAGTCTATCTAGAACTAGCAAAGGAAGTGATCGTGAATGGAGAGAGGGTTAGGTAA
- a CDS encoding ParB/RepB/Spo0J family partition protein: MERGLGKGLGAFFNSSETIDEEQLQEIAVKDCRPNPYQPRKEFDKEALSGLKQSIEEHGVLQPIIVRKSIKGYEIVVGERRYRAAQSARLETIPALVKDLTDEQMMELALLENLQREDLSPIEEARSYESLINELNVTQDILSKRLGKSRSHIANLMRLLSLPQEVTSKIDDGKLTMGHGRALLALKDKEQQSKLVARIERESLNVRQVERIINEINQNKNPKKQPAPKDIFLKEREENLKERLGTAVKIHKGKRKGKIEIEFMNEEDLERILEMFDDKE; encoded by the coding sequence ATGGAGAGAGGGTTAGGTAAAGGTCTTGGTGCTTTTTTCAATAGTTCGGAAACCATTGATGAAGAACAACTCCAGGAAATAGCAGTAAAAGATTGCCGCCCCAACCCTTATCAACCTCGTAAGGAATTCGATAAAGAAGCGTTGAGCGGCCTGAAGCAATCGATTGAAGAACACGGCGTTCTTCAACCTATTATCGTCAGAAAAAGCATTAAAGGCTATGAAATCGTCGTCGGGGAGCGCAGGTACCGGGCAGCTCAATCCGCCCGTCTTGAAACCATTCCCGCTCTCGTCAAGGACTTGACTGACGAACAGATGATGGAGCTTGCTTTGCTTGAAAACCTGCAGCGTGAAGACTTATCCCCTATTGAAGAAGCGCGTTCATATGAATCGTTGATCAATGAATTGAATGTGACCCAGGATATTCTCTCGAAACGTTTAGGGAAAAGCCGTTCCCATATCGCTAACCTGATGCGTTTGTTGTCGTTGCCGCAGGAAGTGACATCTAAGATCGATGATGGAAAATTGACGATGGGCCACGGGCGTGCTCTGCTTGCCTTAAAGGATAAAGAGCAGCAATCCAAACTCGTCGCCCGTATTGAAAGAGAGTCTCTTAACGTCCGTCAAGTTGAACGAATCATCAATGAAATCAATCAAAACAAGAACCCTAAGAAACAACCTGCTCCTAAGGATATTTTTTTAAAAGAGCGGGAAGAAAATTTGAAAGAACGCTTAGGGACAGCTGTGAAGATTCATAAAGGAAAGCGTAAGGGAAAGATCGAAATTGAATTCATGAATGAAGAGGATTTGGAACGGATACTTGAAATGTTCGATGATAAAGAGTAA
- a CDS encoding DUF554 domain-containing protein → MVLLGTLVNGLCIVVGTLLGLFFTKIPEKFKETVMSGVGLAVMLIGLQMAFETDNIVIVLLSLLSGAIIGEAIHLEDKLEYIGRWIERKFTKPEQTSSIAQGFITASLIFVIGALAVIGALDSGLRNDHEVLITKAIIDGFVSLVLTSTLGIGVIFSVIPVVLYEGSIALLATQINRWVPQEMLDLFIIEMTATGGLLIVAIGMNLLKITKIRVANLLPSLAMVGIVLAIAQWF, encoded by the coding sequence ATGGTTTTATTAGGAACATTAGTGAATGGGTTATGTATAGTCGTAGGCACCCTATTAGGGCTGTTTTTTACGAAAATCCCTGAAAAATTCAAAGAAACGGTGATGAGCGGGGTCGGTCTCGCTGTAATGTTGATCGGTCTTCAAATGGCTTTTGAAACAGATAACATCGTCATCGTCCTGCTCAGTTTACTTAGTGGAGCGATCATCGGCGAAGCGATTCATTTGGAAGATAAATTGGAGTACATAGGACGCTGGATCGAACGGAAATTCACGAAACCTGAACAAACATCCAGCATTGCCCAAGGCTTCATTACTGCATCATTGATCTTTGTCATCGGTGCCTTAGCTGTCATCGGCGCCCTCGACAGTGGATTGCGAAATGATCATGAAGTGTTGATTACCAAAGCGATCATCGATGGCTTCGTTTCCCTTGTGCTCACCTCTACACTGGGAATCGGCGTCATTTTTTCCGTGATTCCTGTCGTGCTTTACGAAGGATCGATCGCCCTTTTGGCAACACAAATCAACCGATGGGTCCCACAGGAAATGCTTGATTTATTCATCATTGAAATGACGGCTACAGGTGGTTTGTTAATTGTCGCCATCGGTATGAATTTATTGAAAATCACCAAAATACGTGTCGCGAACCTCCTCCCATCTTTAGCTATGGTGGGGATTGTACTGGCGATCGCCCAATGGTTCTAA
- the yyaC gene encoding spore protease YyaC, which produces MNFKDKFSKEEKRVSTDDPAMSDTLSSYLQEWLPPSKEIIVACIGTDRSTGDSFGPLVGSMLRDQQIDSFHIYGTLEDPLHALNLKERLMTIRKHHPNPYILAIDACLGKSSSVGSVILGKGSLTPGSALKKDLPPVGQLHISGMVNVSGFMEHVVLQNTRLHVVMQMAAKVAAAIQLTAAKRRQVKMEKSPFQTFTTSKYPIKKSIQ; this is translated from the coding sequence ATGAATTTCAAGGACAAGTTTTCTAAAGAAGAAAAGCGTGTCAGCACCGATGATCCGGCTATGAGCGATACATTAAGCAGCTATCTACAGGAATGGCTTCCCCCTTCAAAAGAAATTATCGTTGCCTGTATCGGCACAGACCGGTCCACTGGGGATTCATTCGGCCCACTGGTAGGATCGATGCTTCGCGATCAACAGATCGATTCCTTCCATATCTATGGGACGCTGGAGGATCCTTTACATGCATTGAACTTGAAGGAGCGGCTGATGACCATCAGGAAACACCACCCGAATCCATATATTCTGGCTATTGACGCTTGTTTAGGAAAATCCTCTTCTGTAGGTTCCGTTATTTTAGGAAAAGGCTCCCTAACCCCTGGATCGGCATTAAAAAAAGACCTTCCGCCAGTAGGTCAGCTGCATATCAGCGGAATGGTCAATGTCAGTGGTTTCATGGAGCATGTTGTCCTACAAAACACAAGGCTGCACGTGGTCATGCAGATGGCCGCAAAAGTAGCCGCTGCCATTCAATTGACAGCGGCCAAACGTCGACAGGTGAAAATGGAAAAATCGCCTTTCCAAACCTTCACTACCTCTAAATATCCCATTAAAAAAAGCATTCAATAA